Proteins encoded in a region of the Sphingomonas sp. OV641 genome:
- a CDS encoding HAD-IA family hydrolase, which translates to MQPFPFDIVGFDLDGTLLDTSGDLAAAVNHALAEAGRSPLPVAAIKPMIGGGARHMLSQGLEATGGSDEALLDRLHRILLDHYARNLSIHTAPFPGAVAALDALQERGVKIAVVTNKLEGFAREVLRDVGLLDRLSCMIGGDTLGPGRSKPAADPILAMIEQSGGGRAAFVGDSIYDVAAAHAAGVPAIACRFGFLMQPVEELGAEAIIDHFDDLIPALERLG; encoded by the coding sequence ATGCAGCCATTTCCCTTCGACATTGTCGGCTTCGACCTGGACGGCACGCTTCTCGATACCAGTGGCGATCTCGCCGCTGCTGTGAATCACGCGCTAGCGGAGGCCGGCCGTTCACCTTTACCGGTTGCCGCGATCAAGCCCATGATTGGTGGCGGTGCGCGGCACATGCTGTCGCAGGGGCTGGAAGCGACCGGCGGTTCCGACGAGGCCTTGCTCGATCGGCTGCACCGCATCCTCCTCGATCACTATGCACGCAACCTGTCGATCCATACGGCCCCCTTTCCCGGCGCCGTGGCCGCGCTGGACGCGCTTCAGGAGCGCGGGGTGAAAATAGCCGTGGTGACGAACAAGCTCGAGGGCTTCGCCCGCGAAGTGTTGCGCGACGTCGGCCTGCTGGACCGGCTCTCGTGCATGATCGGGGGCGACACGCTCGGCCCGGGCAGGAGCAAGCCGGCCGCCGATCCGATCCTCGCCATGATCGAACAATCGGGTGGCGGACGCGCGGCTTTCGTGGGCGATTCGATCTATGACGTGGCTGCCGCGCACGCAGCGGGCGTCCCGGCCATCGCCTGTCGCTTCGGCTTCCTCATGCAGCCGGTGGAGGAGCTTGGCGCCGAAGCGATCATCGATCATTTCGATGATCTCATTCCTGCGCTGGAGCGGCTCGGGTGA
- the glmU gene encoding bifunctional UDP-N-acetylglucosamine diphosphorylase/glucosamine-1-phosphate N-acetyltransferase GlmU, which translates to MTSRPLAVIVLAAGKGTRMKSATHKVLHPIAGKPMLAHLLDRAAELGPAQTIVVVGAGREQVESAVAPLGISVVHQAEQLGTGHAVLQAAEALQDFSGDVLILYGDVPLVPANTMRRMVSRLHDPDAPTAVVLGFRPEDGGAYGRIIADEAGRIQKMVEFKDASSEERAVNLCNSGLMAVASEDLFSLLQRVGNDNAAGEYYLPDIVMLAAADGRGSAVIETAADEVSGVNSREELAALEQSWQRVRRRQAMADGASLVAPDTVWFSHDTLLGRDVLIEPNVVFGPGVSIADRVTIHAFSHLEGARVAEGASVGPYARLRPGAVMEAGSRVGNFVEMKKAVLGEGAKANHLTYLGDAEVGAGANIGAGTITCNYDGFFKYKTVIGTGAFIGSNSALVAPVTIGDGAIVGAGSTITADVPGDALALVRPPQTSKAGWAERFRNLMRARKEAK; encoded by the coding sequence ATGACGAGCCGTCCTCTCGCCGTAATCGTGCTTGCCGCTGGCAAGGGCACGCGTATGAAATCCGCGACGCACAAGGTGCTTCACCCGATCGCCGGTAAGCCCATGCTGGCCCATTTGCTTGATCGCGCCGCAGAACTTGGGCCCGCCCAGACCATCGTTGTCGTCGGAGCGGGGCGGGAGCAGGTTGAATCGGCCGTGGCGCCACTCGGCATCAGTGTCGTACACCAGGCGGAACAGCTTGGGACGGGCCACGCCGTGCTCCAGGCGGCCGAAGCCTTGCAGGATTTTTCCGGTGATGTCCTGATCCTCTACGGCGATGTTCCGCTGGTGCCGGCAAACACGATGCGGCGCATGGTGTCGCGGCTGCATGACCCCGACGCTCCGACGGCGGTGGTGCTCGGCTTTCGGCCGGAAGATGGGGGAGCTTATGGCCGGATCATCGCCGACGAGGCTGGACGCATCCAGAAGATGGTCGAGTTCAAGGATGCATCTTCCGAAGAGCGAGCCGTAAACCTCTGCAACTCTGGCCTTATGGCGGTCGCGAGCGAGGATCTGTTCTCGCTTCTTCAGCGCGTCGGCAATGACAATGCGGCGGGCGAATATTACCTGCCGGATATCGTAATGCTGGCAGCCGCCGATGGTCGCGGATCGGCAGTGATCGAGACAGCGGCCGACGAAGTGTCCGGTGTGAACAGCCGAGAGGAACTGGCCGCGCTGGAGCAATCCTGGCAGCGCGTTCGACGGCGGCAGGCGATGGCAGACGGGGCCAGCCTTGTCGCGCCAGACACCGTCTGGTTCAGCCACGATACCCTGCTGGGCCGGGACGTCTTGATCGAGCCCAACGTTGTCTTCGGTCCCGGCGTGTCCATCGCAGACCGCGTGACGATACATGCGTTCAGCCATCTGGAGGGTGCGCGCGTTGCGGAAGGCGCTTCGGTCGGACCTTATGCGCGACTGCGGCCGGGCGCGGTGATGGAGGCAGGCTCCCGCGTCGGGAACTTTGTCGAAATGAAGAAGGCTGTCCTTGGCGAAGGCGCAAAGGCGAACCACCTGACATATCTGGGGGATGCGGAGGTCGGTGCTGGCGCCAACATCGGTGCCGGGACGATCACCTGCAACTATGACGGTTTCTTCAAGTACAAGACCGTTATTGGAACAGGTGCATTCATCGGTTCCAATTCAGCGCTGGTGGCGCCGGTGACAATTGGCGATGGAGCGATCGTGGGGGCAGGCTCTACCATTACAGCGGATGTTCCGGGCGATGCGCTGGCGCTTGTTCGTCCTCCACAGACCAGCAAGGCCGGCTGGGCCGAGCGATTTCGAAACCTGATGCGCGCGCGGAAGGAAGCAAAGTAA
- the glmS gene encoding glutamine--fructose-6-phosphate transaminase (isomerizing): MCGIVGILGGEPVADRLLDGLKRLEYRGYDSAGICTIHDDQFDRRRAPGKLKNLAQRLAEDPLPGMAGIAHTRWATHGAPTEDNAHPHIVGDVVIVHNGIIENFKPLRDELIAEGREFRSQTDTEVVAHLIAREVEGGAEPRAALAAVLPRLHGAFALGVMVRTHPDLLLGARLGAPLTVGFGDGENYLGSDALALAPLTQRIAYLEEGDWVAITRDAVEIYDRDNKAVERPIVNSGASGQLIDKGNHRHFMQKEIYEQPVVVAQTLRSYLRPLEAQVALPDMDFDLSSIERVAVVACGTASYVGMIGKYWIEQLARVPVEVDVASEYRYRDPVLLPNTLGIVISQSGETADTLAALRHMRAAGVTTAGIINVPTSSMAREVDLLLPTHAGPEIGVASTKAFTCQLAVMAALATNLARAKGRLDDEANVVQQLQQVPEAMSQALSHDAEIEAMAPKIAVARDVLYLGRGPEFPLALEGALKLKEISYIHAEGYASGEMKHGPIALIDDQVPLIVIAPSGPLFDKTVSNMQEAQARGAQVVLISDADGIAQAGENAIATIEMPKVHPLIAPMVYAVPVQLLAYHVAVAKGTDVDQPRNLAKSVTVE; encoded by the coding sequence ATGTGTGGTATCGTTGGCATTCTGGGCGGAGAACCGGTCGCGGACCGTTTGCTCGACGGCCTGAAGCGGCTCGAGTACCGCGGTTACGATTCCGCCGGCATCTGCACCATTCATGACGATCAGTTCGACCGACGTCGTGCGCCAGGCAAGCTCAAGAACCTTGCGCAGCGCCTGGCTGAGGACCCGTTGCCCGGCATGGCCGGGATCGCGCACACGCGCTGGGCCACGCATGGCGCCCCAACCGAGGACAATGCACACCCTCATATCGTGGGTGACGTGGTCATCGTACACAACGGAATCATAGAGAACTTCAAGCCGTTGCGTGATGAACTCATCGCGGAAGGGCGCGAGTTTCGCAGCCAGACCGATACGGAGGTCGTGGCGCATCTAATCGCGCGCGAGGTGGAAGGTGGCGCCGAACCGCGAGCAGCGCTCGCGGCGGTGTTGCCGCGGCTGCATGGCGCCTTCGCCCTGGGCGTGATGGTGCGGACGCATCCTGACCTGCTGCTCGGCGCGCGCCTCGGCGCACCGCTGACCGTCGGCTTCGGCGATGGGGAAAACTACCTCGGGTCGGACGCGCTTGCGCTTGCGCCTTTGACCCAACGCATCGCCTACCTCGAAGAAGGTGACTGGGTGGCGATCACCCGCGACGCCGTCGAGATTTATGATCGTGACAACAAGGCGGTGGAGCGGCCGATCGTGAACTCCGGTGCGTCCGGGCAGCTGATCGACAAGGGCAATCACCGACATTTCATGCAGAAGGAGATCTACGAGCAGCCGGTGGTCGTGGCGCAGACGCTCCGGTCGTACCTTCGGCCGCTCGAAGCGCAGGTCGCGCTGCCGGACATGGACTTTGATCTTTCCAGCATCGAGCGGGTCGCCGTCGTCGCGTGCGGCACGGCCAGCTACGTCGGGATGATCGGCAAATACTGGATCGAACAACTCGCCCGCGTGCCGGTCGAGGTCGATGTGGCAAGCGAATACCGGTATCGGGATCCTGTGCTGCTGCCAAACACGCTCGGCATCGTCATTTCTCAGTCCGGCGAAACTGCGGATACTTTGGCTGCGCTGCGCCATATGCGTGCGGCGGGTGTCACCACTGCAGGCATCATCAACGTGCCGACGAGCTCCATGGCGAGGGAGGTCGATCTTCTGTTGCCGACCCATGCGGGGCCGGAGATCGGGGTAGCATCCACCAAGGCATTTACCTGTCAGCTCGCCGTGATGGCTGCGCTCGCCACCAATCTCGCGCGGGCAAAGGGCCGGCTGGATGACGAAGCGAACGTGGTGCAGCAATTGCAGCAGGTGCCCGAGGCGATGAGCCAGGCGCTGAGCCACGACGCGGAAATCGAAGCCATGGCGCCCAAGATCGCCGTGGCGCGCGACGTGCTGTATCTGGGCCGCGGTCCGGAGTTTCCGCTCGCGCTGGAAGGTGCGCTGAAATTGAAGGAAATCAGCTACATCCACGCGGAAGGTTACGCATCAGGTGAAATGAAGCACGGACCGATCGCGCTGATTGACGATCAGGTGCCGTTGATCGTCATCGCACCGTCAGGCCCGCTGTTCGACAAGACAGTGAGCAACATGCAGGAAGCGCAGGCGCGCGGCGCTCAGGTCGTTCTAATTTCCGATGCAGACGGCATCGCACAAGCTGGCGAGAATGCGATTGCCACGATCGAGATGCCGAAGGTACACCCGCTGATCGCACCCATGGTCTACGCGGTCCCGGTGCAGTTGTTGGCATATCATGTGGCCGTCGCGAAGGGCACGGATGTGGATCAGCCGCGCAATCTCGCGAAGTCCGTTACGGTAGAATAA
- a CDS encoding M20 family metallopeptidase yields MNAPTALQDWRPLGEAALPDTIALRRAIHAEPEIGLQCPKTTAKLKAALAGLPLEIHDSSSTSGFIAILRGSRGEVGDNGRTVLLRGDMDALPLTEETGLDFASTVPGAMHACGHDAHSAMLAGAARVLCARKDELPGTIVFMFQPGEEGHHGARWMIEDGLLDIARPDAAFALHISPNTPTGVFVGRDGPLLASTDTLIANIKGKGGHAAMPHDCIDPIPVACEIVTALQAFLARRIPVADPAVLTITQIHAGSSHNIIPDAVRLMGTLRTLSDHTREKARAAFRQIAENISAAHGCTAEISIDEGYPVTFCDPRATAMMRDLATSISGENGWSVMPAPMMGGEDFSYVLREVPGAMAFVGVASPDSDPRTNPPLHNTRMTIEESVMARGVAMHCALAERFLERGFD; encoded by the coding sequence ATGAACGCCCCTACCGCGCTTCAGGACTGGCGCCCGCTGGGTGAGGCCGCGCTGCCGGACACTATCGCGCTCCGCCGTGCTATCCACGCCGAACCCGAAATTGGGCTTCAATGCCCCAAGACGACTGCCAAGCTGAAGGCTGCTCTCGCGGGTCTGCCGCTTGAAATTCATGACAGCTCGTCCACGTCCGGGTTCATCGCCATTCTGCGCGGTAGTCGCGGTGAGGTCGGCGACAATGGTCGAACCGTGCTCCTGCGGGGTGACATGGATGCCCTGCCCCTCACCGAAGAAACCGGGCTGGATTTCGCATCCACTGTTCCTGGCGCCATGCACGCCTGCGGCCATGATGCGCATTCCGCGATGCTGGCTGGCGCGGCACGCGTATTGTGCGCCCGCAAGGACGAGCTTCCCGGAACGATCGTCTTCATGTTCCAGCCAGGCGAGGAAGGTCATCATGGTGCGCGCTGGATGATCGAAGATGGATTGCTGGACATCGCGCGGCCTGACGCCGCTTTCGCCCTTCACATCTCGCCCAATACGCCGACGGGTGTGTTCGTAGGGCGGGACGGCCCCCTGCTCGCCTCCACCGATACGTTGATCGCCAACATCAAGGGCAAGGGTGGCCACGCGGCGATGCCCCATGATTGCATCGATCCCATCCCAGTTGCGTGCGAAATCGTGACAGCGCTGCAGGCGTTCCTCGCGCGCCGCATTCCTGTCGCGGATCCCGCCGTGCTCACGATCACCCAGATCCATGCCGGGAGCAGCCACAACATCATCCCCGATGCAGTGCGCCTCATGGGCACGTTGCGCACCTTGTCGGATCACACGCGTGAAAAGGCGCGAGCGGCATTTCGCCAGATTGCGGAAAACATTTCGGCTGCACATGGCTGCACGGCCGAGATCAGCATCGACGAAGGGTATCCGGTCACGTTCTGCGATCCGCGGGCCACGGCGATGATGCGTGATCTCGCCACCTCGATTTCGGGCGAAAACGGCTGGTCCGTCATGCCTGCGCCAATGATGGGCGGCGAGGATTTCTCTTACGTCCTCCGCGAAGTGCCTGGGGCAATGGCTTTTGTCGGGGTGGCTTCACCCGACAGCGATCCGCGCACCAATCCGCCGCTTCACAATACCCGGATGACCATTGAGGAAAGCGTCATGGCGCGCGGCGTTGCCATGCATTGCGCCTTGGCAGAGCGGTTCCTCGAGCGCGGCTTCGATTAA
- a CDS encoding NAD(P)-dependent alcohol dehydrogenase — translation MRAMTLTAPGGLDRLRLTEQPDPGEPKAGEIRVALHATSLNFHDYLVCSGKSPAADGRVPMADGAGIIEAIGEGVSDFAVGDHVVSCFFPDWHAGPPRVGDFKRVPGDGIDGFARDTVVLPATAFTKAPNGWSHKEASTITTAGLTAWRALVVDAGLKPGDTVLALGTGGVSIYALQIAHAMGAEVIVTSSSDEKLARAKEMGAAHVINYRREQNWGRKVLEITQGRGVDVVVEVGGPETLGQSLQAVRIGGHVALIGVLTGVSGDVPTALLMAKQARLQGLIVGSRQEQEEFVRALETSGIRPIIDRTFGLEELADAFRHQETGDHFGKIAVSW, via the coding sequence ATGAGAGCGATGACCCTTACCGCACCAGGCGGCCTCGATCGGCTGCGCTTGACGGAACAACCCGACCCTGGCGAACCAAAAGCCGGTGAAATCCGCGTCGCTCTTCACGCCACCTCGCTCAACTTTCACGACTATCTTGTCTGTTCCGGCAAGTCGCCGGCGGCAGACGGGCGCGTGCCAATGGCCGATGGCGCGGGCATCATTGAGGCGATCGGCGAAGGGGTCTCTGACTTTGCGGTGGGCGACCATGTTGTTTCCTGCTTCTTCCCCGATTGGCATGCCGGCCCCCCGCGGGTAGGCGATTTCAAGAGGGTGCCCGGCGACGGCATCGACGGTTTCGCGCGTGACACCGTGGTTCTGCCGGCAACCGCCTTCACCAAGGCCCCCAATGGCTGGAGTCACAAGGAAGCGTCCACCATCACCACGGCCGGGCTTACCGCCTGGCGAGCGCTGGTGGTGGATGCTGGGCTGAAGCCGGGAGATACAGTTCTCGCGCTCGGCACGGGAGGTGTCTCGATCTACGCGCTTCAGATTGCTCACGCGATGGGCGCTGAGGTGATCGTCACCTCTTCGTCGGATGAGAAGCTCGCACGCGCCAAGGAAATGGGTGCCGCCCATGTCATCAACTATCGCCGCGAGCAGAATTGGGGCCGGAAGGTACTGGAGATTACCCAGGGCCGCGGAGTGGATGTCGTTGTCGAAGTTGGTGGACCGGAAACGCTGGGGCAATCTTTGCAGGCCGTGCGCATCGGCGGCCATGTCGCGCTTATCGGAGTGCTGACCGGCGTGAGCGGCGATGTGCCGACTGCGCTGCTCATGGCCAAGCAGGCCCGACTGCAAGGCTTGATCGTCGGCAGCCGGCAGGAGCAGGAGGAATTCGTCCGCGCGCTTGAGACCAGCGGTATCCGGCCCATCATTGACCGGACCTTCGGGCTCGAAGAGTTGGCTGATGCGTTTCGCCACCAGGAGACTGGCGATCACTTCGGTAAAATCGCGGTAAGCTGGTGA
- a CDS encoding peptidylprolyl isomerase encodes MRAALIIGLFFAAPAAAQTTGAPPSVAQVPPLAPQPATTTRVTLQTQVGPIVLAIETEKAPVTAANFLKYVDGKRLDGTVFYRTVKVQNEPRYGFIQFGTQNDPKRTLPPIPHEPTSKTGLSHVDGAISMAMAQPGTARGDFFIIVGNTPAMDADGANPGYAVFGRVIQGMDVVHRIMDMPTSPSKGEGIMKGQMLEPTVPVNAARRTPVVVEGPAS; translated from the coding sequence ATGCGCGCAGCCCTGATCATCGGCCTGTTCTTCGCTGCGCCCGCGGCGGCGCAGACCACAGGCGCGCCGCCTTCAGTGGCTCAGGTTCCACCCCTGGCACCTCAACCGGCGACCACCACACGCGTGACGCTGCAGACGCAGGTTGGGCCCATCGTGCTCGCTATCGAAACGGAAAAGGCGCCCGTGACGGCGGCGAATTTCCTGAAGTATGTTGACGGCAAAAGGCTGGACGGAACCGTCTTCTATCGAACGGTGAAGGTTCAGAACGAGCCTCGCTACGGCTTCATTCAGTTCGGTACGCAGAATGATCCAAAGCGCACGCTTCCGCCCATTCCGCATGAACCGACCAGCAAGACGGGGCTGAGCCATGTCGACGGGGCAATCTCCATGGCGATGGCGCAACCGGGGACCGCGCGGGGAGACTTCTTCATCATCGTCGGCAACACGCCGGCGATGGACGCTGATGGCGCCAATCCAGGCTACGCCGTGTTCGGCCGGGTGATTCAAGGGATGGATGTGGTGCACCGGATCATGGACATGCCGACGTCGCCATCCAAGGGAGAGGGGATCATGAAAGGTCAGATGCTGGAGCCAACCGTGCCGGTAAATGCCGCGCGTCGAACGCCCGTCGTCGTTGAAGGACCTGCCTCATGA
- a CDS encoding homogentisate 1,2-dioxygenase, which produces MRFVPALALLLAAAPAQAQDPANDPSCANVRVAIPVELTGWSQQAPVAAGTEAGGGATIRPGQAVLASLHPAQHLKLTPAPEKVGPNGGTLTLVVTEAGTYRVAVGQRAWVDLIRDGKVTSSSAHGHGPKCTGIRKMVDFVLSPGNYTLQLSGSEAESVAVLAVKIA; this is translated from the coding sequence ATGCGATTTGTACCAGCCCTCGCCCTGCTCCTTGCCGCCGCCCCTGCCCAGGCGCAGGATCCCGCTAATGATCCCTCCTGCGCCAATGTACGGGTGGCGATCCCGGTGGAACTGACTGGTTGGAGCCAGCAGGCGCCTGTGGCGGCAGGTACGGAGGCTGGCGGCGGTGCCACTATCCGTCCCGGGCAGGCGGTCCTTGCCTCGCTGCATCCTGCGCAGCATTTGAAGCTCACCCCGGCTCCGGAAAAGGTTGGGCCGAACGGAGGCACGCTGACGCTGGTCGTGACTGAGGCTGGTACCTATCGCGTCGCGGTTGGCCAGCGCGCTTGGGTCGATCTTATCCGCGACGGCAAGGTGACGTCGTCCTCGGCGCATGGCCATGGGCCAAAATGCACGGGCATCCGCAAGATGGTGGATTTCGTGCTGTCGCCGGGCAATTACACGCTCCAGCTTTCCGGCAGCGAGGCAGAAAGTGTGGCGGTACTCGCGGTGAAGATCGCGTGA
- a CDS encoding acyl-CoA dehydrogenase family protein — protein sequence MNFDDTPEEAAFRAEARAWIDANAPKHLQPILSGSGHGTAGDIADVDMLAESKAWQKKKYDAGWACLHWPKEYGGRGATPMQRVIWNQEEGVYAQLSFTFIIGQGMCGPTVMAWGSEEDKQALLPPLAAGEDIWCQMFSEPSAGSDLAGLRTRAVMDGDEWVINGSKIWTSAAHISQYGILLTRTDPSVAKHKGLTMFWVDMRSPGIEVRPILQAHGQSGFNEVFFTDLRIPDSQRLGAVGQGWTVSLTTLMNERLSIGSGMSTGFETLLDYAVRAPGRDGGRLVDDPAIRSKLADWATKASGLKYTSMRALTALSKGQEPGPENSIGKLVAGATSQDIATFAIDLQGEAGVLTDPAQAAHAARFQATLMRSPATRIEGGTDEILRNIIAERVLGLPGDVRVDKDVPFEKIPTRA from the coding sequence ATGAACTTTGACGACACACCTGAAGAGGCCGCCTTCCGCGCCGAAGCGCGTGCCTGGATCGACGCCAACGCGCCCAAGCACCTTCAGCCAATTCTTTCAGGATCTGGCCATGGCACGGCCGGCGACATCGCCGATGTCGACATGCTTGCCGAGAGCAAAGCGTGGCAGAAGAAGAAATATGATGCCGGTTGGGCATGCCTGCACTGGCCCAAGGAATATGGCGGGCGCGGCGCCACGCCGATGCAGCGCGTGATCTGGAACCAGGAAGAGGGCGTCTACGCCCAGCTTTCGTTCACCTTCATCATCGGCCAGGGCATGTGCGGCCCAACCGTCATGGCATGGGGCAGCGAAGAGGATAAGCAGGCACTTCTCCCTCCCCTCGCCGCCGGTGAGGATATCTGGTGCCAGATGTTCTCTGAACCATCGGCAGGTTCCGACCTTGCCGGCCTCCGCACCCGCGCGGTGATGGACGGCGATGAATGGGTGATCAACGGATCCAAGATCTGGACCTCGGCCGCCCATATTTCGCAGTATGGCATTCTGCTCACCCGCACGGATCCGAGCGTCGCGAAGCACAAGGGGCTGACCATGTTCTGGGTCGACATGCGTTCGCCCGGCATCGAGGTTCGACCCATTCTCCAGGCTCATGGTCAATCCGGCTTCAACGAGGTCTTCTTCACCGATCTGCGCATCCCGGACAGCCAGCGCCTCGGGGCGGTCGGTCAGGGGTGGACGGTGTCGCTCACCACTTTGATGAACGAACGCCTGTCGATCGGCTCGGGCATGTCTACGGGTTTCGAGACCCTGCTCGACTATGCCGTTCGCGCTCCCGGTCGCGATGGCGGACGATTGGTCGACGATCCCGCGATCCGATCCAAGCTCGCCGATTGGGCAACCAAGGCAAGCGGCCTTAAATACACCTCGATGCGGGCGCTAACCGCCTTGTCGAAGGGCCAGGAACCGGGGCCGGAAAATTCCATCGGCAAGCTGGTCGCAGGCGCAACCAGCCAGGACATCGCGACCTTCGCGATTGACCTTCAGGGGGAAGCCGGCGTCCTGACCGATCCGGCACAGGCAGCCCATGCGGCTCGTTTTCAGGCGACCCTGATGCGCAGCCCCGCCACCCGTATCGAAGGGGGTACGGACGAGATTCTGCGCAACATCATCGCCGAACGGGTGCTTGGCCTTCCCGGCGATGTGCGCGTCGACAAGGACGTGCCGTTTGAGAAGATTCCGACAAGGGCATGA